A section of the Leptidea sinapis chromosome 26, ilLepSina1.1, whole genome shotgun sequence genome encodes:
- the LOC126972504 gene encoding mpv17-like protein, whose product MAARMASLWRHSLKTRPVLTNTVVYASFYTAAELSQQTFNKIYSTEKPDIDLISAGRIVAVGSCLYAPTLYFWYRFLDRKFVGTTLKTVLTKVTSDQLLMTPVLLAAFYTLLGVLERKEDVFEELKQKYWKTFLANQAFWIPGQLINFTFVPSHLRVVYVASASFLWINVLCFIKRQKVDKE is encoded by the exons ATGGCGGCAAGAATGGCTAGCTTGTGGCGTCACTCTTTGAAGACACGCCCCGTGTTGACCAACACTGTGGTCTACGCAAGCTTCTACACCGCAGCAGAACTGTCGCAGCAaactttcaataaaatttattcg ACTGAGAAACCTGATATAGACTTAATATCTGCGGGTCGTATAGTAGCTGTAGGCAGTTGCCTCTATGCCCCAACTTTATATTTTTG gtACCGGTTTCTGGACCGCAAGTTTGTTGGAACGACCCTGAAGACAGTGCTAACAAAAGTAACATCTGATCAGCTCCTTATGACGCCAGTTCTGCTAGCTGCTTTCTATACAT TGTTAGGAGTGCTCGAGCGTAAAGAAGACGTATTTGAGGAGTTGAAGCAGAAATACTGGAAGACGTTCTTAGCTAATCAAGCATTCTGGATCCCGGGACAGCTCATCAACTTTACTTTTGTACCATCTCACTTACGTGTGGTGTATGTGGCGTCGGCCTCATTTCTATGGATTAACGTGTTATGTTTTATCAAGAGGCAGAAAGTGGACAAGGAATAA